One part of the Vitis riparia cultivar Riparia Gloire de Montpellier isolate 1030 chromosome 15, EGFV_Vit.rip_1.0, whole genome shotgun sequence genome encodes these proteins:
- the LOC117932290 gene encoding cationic amino acid transporter 9, chloroplastic: protein MLPVYKRRRTENIQAGSVMGEGKPTAYSPSSSSSSSYISRFCSSALRTKTLASSSPSDSSIRTLSGDALVRRLGLFDLILIGVGASIGAGIFVVTGTVARDAGPGVTISFILAGASCVLNALCYAELASRFPAVVGGAYLYTYTAFNELTAFLVFAQLMLDYHIGAASIARSLASYVVAVLELFPFFKENIPSWIGHGGEEFLGGALSINILAPILLVLLTIILCRGVGESSAVNCFMTVTKVVIVLFVIIVGAFKVDVSNWSPFAPNGFEAILTGATVVFFAYVGFDAVANSAEESKRPQRDLPIAIMGSLLVCVVLYIGVCLVITGMVPYKLLGEDAPLAEAFTSKGLKYVSILISIGAVAGLTTTLLVGLYVQSRLYLGLGRDGLLPSLFARVHPKAHTPVHSQIWVGIVASILAGLFNIHALSHILSVGSLTGYSVVAACVVTLRWNDKTASQVSTRWTSTWQEGVIYLLIIAGCGFSAGLFYRVGASFFCLLVAAVIAVLASIALYSRQVYMNPPGFSCPGVPIVPAVCIFFNIFLFAQLHYEAWVRFVILSLISIGIYAFYGQYHADPLSSNETIIYHRAPIEEGQ, encoded by the exons ATGTTACCCGTATATAAACGGAGACGCACGGAGAATATCCAGGCGGGCAGCGTGATGGGAGAAGGGAAGCCAACTGCCTACTCACCTTcgtcttcttcctcttcctcttatATCTCTCGTTTCTGCTCTTCGGCTCTCAGGaccaaaaccctagcctccTCTTCGCCCTCTGACAGCTCCATCCGCACGCTTTCCGGCGACGCTCTTGTCCGCCGCCTCGGCCTCTTCGACCTCATTCTTATCGGCGTTGGCGCCTCCATCGGTGCTGGAATCTTCGTCGTCACCGGAACCGTCGCCCGAGATGCCGGACCTG GAGTTACGATTAGCTTTATCCTTGCTGGAGCATCATGTGTACTGAATGCACTATGTTATGCTGAGCTAGCGTCCCGATTTCCTGCTGTTGTTGGGGGAGCGTACCTGTATACTTACACAGCTTTCAATGAGCTGACTGCTTTCCTTGTTTTTGCACAATTGATGCTTGACTATCATATTGGGGCAGCTAGCATAGCTCGAAGTTTAGCCAGCTATGTGGTTGCGGTACTAGagctttttccctttttcaagGAAAACATTCCAAGCTGGATTGGACATGGTGGTGAAGAGTTCCTTGGTGGAGCTCTGTCTATCAACATATTAGCACCAATTCTGCTTGTACTTCTAACAATAATTCTATGCCGAGGTGTTGGAGAATCTTCTGCTGTGAACTGTTTCATGACTGTGACAAAG GTAGTTATCGTTCTCTTTGTGATCATTGTTGGTGCTTTTAAGGTTGATGTTTCTAACTGGTCTCCTTTTGCTCCAAATGGTTTTGAAGCAATATTGACTGGTGCAACTGTAGTATTCTTCGCATATGTTGGATTTGATGCAGTTGCTAATTCAGCTGAAGAATCTAAAAGACCACAG AGGGATTTGCCAATAGCCATCATGGGGAGCCTTCTTGTCTGTGTCGTGTTATATATTGGTGTTTGCTTAGTAATCACTGGAATGGTACCTTACAAGCTCCTTGGGGAGGATGCTCCTTTGGCTGAAGCTTTTACATCCAAAGGCCTGAAGTATGTTTCCATTTTGATCAGCATAGGTGCTGTTGCTGGACTTACTACAACCCTTCTAGTTGGTCTATATGTTCAG TCTCGGTTGTATCTTGGGCTTGGAAGGGATGGTTTATTACCTTCATTATTTGCTAGAGTACACCCAAAAGCCCATACCCCTGTTCATTCTCAGATCTGGGTTGGTATTGTCGCTAGCATCTTGGCAGGATTATTTAACATCCATGCCCTCTCACACATTCTTTCAGTTGGCTCATTG ACAGGCTATTCTGTTGTTGCAGCATGTGTTGTAACCCTTCGCTGGAATGACAAGACAGCAAGTCAAGTTTCTACAAGGTGGACTTCAACCTGGCAAGAAGGTGTCATTTACCTTCTCATTATTGCTGGTTGTGGTTTCAGTGCTGGACTCTTTTACCGTGTCGGTGCTTCATTCTTTTGTCTGCTTGTAGCTGCAGTCATAGCAGTACTTGCCTCTATTGCTCTTTATAGCAGACAA GTGTACATGAATCCACCAGGGTTTTCTTGTCCAGGAGTTCCAATTGTGCCAGCAGTATGcatcttcttcaacatcttcttgtTTGCTCAG TTACACTATGAAGCATGGGTGAGATTTGTCATCCTCAGCCTTATTTCAATAGGTATTTATGCATTTTATGGGCAGTACCATGCCGACCCTCTGAGTTCAAATGAGACAATTATCTATCATAGAGCACCAATTGAAGAAGGGCAATAA